The Lolium rigidum isolate FL_2022 chromosome 1, APGP_CSIRO_Lrig_0.1, whole genome shotgun sequence region GTTAGTTCCGTTGACCTATTTCATCACTATTCAGGCCACTGAACTGATTAGTTCAAGGGTTTAAAGAAAGGGAAATTGTATTGAGGGGTGGGGATGGGTTCAATGAAGGAAACTACATTGACATATTTACTCTGCTCATGCCATGGTATGTTGTATTAGCAGCTGAAGCTGTCAGATGTTTCATtgatttttctcattttcttcagATAATCTGGTGTGGTGGAAGGTTGATCTTTGGACCAGATGCCAAGGCCACTCTACTATCTTTCGCGCTGATCGCGACCCCTGTTGTTGTCTTTTGCGTCTTTGTGGCCAAACATCTCATACACATATTTCCTGCATATAATGCAGGGTATGCAATTCTGGTTGTTACTGTAGCCCTGACAGTTCATGTGAGTAACCATTCTTTGCATATCTACTAAAGAATTATGCTAAGGTCTTGCATAGGATGATAGGATTTGTTGTTCACCAGAGATCACTTGTGTGCTTCTTTCAGTTGGAGAAATACCAAAATGTTGACATATTTTCTGAGAGCTTCAGCGCAAAAATAGTTTGAAACATGCAAAGTTTCAGTATCTAATCTGAGTTAATCAGACATACATGTCAATATGTTCCACGTGCTGTAGCTTTGGTTTGGTGTATTAGTAATTAAGTTTGCCACCATTATGATCATAAAACAAGGGTTAATGGTTAAACTTTACCAGGATGTCGCTATCTTTTCATGATTGCAGTTTAGAATTTATGATGTGAATATAGTTGAGAATAAGCTAAGAACTTTTGTTTCTGTCATCAAGGGAACCTCGTAAGATAATTTTTAGCTTAGTACAGAGTCGCATAGATCAAGCTTGACGTTGTTGATACATCATTTGAATTTTGATCGTAACTGCACGTTGTATGTTAAAGTAGAACTTCTCTCATTGTGTGATCCTTTGATCTTCCTTTTCTTGTTGCCAGTTATCCACTTTTTCACTTACATATACTTCATGCATGGTTCTATATTTATGTCTTGACTTGGAAAATTGCCGCTCCATGTTGTTGTTAGTTTGATCTATTGAGCAATTACTAGTAATTTTATCCATGTTCTGATCTTGCAGAATAATAGTCTTTTTTTGTTACGGTTCTCCATGTGTTATGTTCTTTCTCAAGAGTGGACGTTCTTTTGTGAATTTTACTCCATGCTACTTTGTAAACAATAACCAAATCATAGTATGCTCTCTCTGCAAAATCTGATTGTTAGGTACTGTTACTGCTCTTCTTGACCTCATCTCAAGATCCAGGTATTGTACCACGGAATTCACATCCACCTGTGGAGGAGTTCTCTCATGACGCTTCAGCTCCTCATACTCTTCAGTTCCCTCGGATAAAAGAGATTATGGTCAATGGTGTGCCTGTGAGAGTAAAATATTGTGAAACTTGCATGTTATATCGGCCTCCTCGCTGCTCCCACTGTTCGAAATGTGATAATTGTGTCGAGCGGTTTGATCACCACTGCCCTTGGGTTGGTCAATGTATTGGACAGGTTTGTTATGCTTATTTATTTTTCCTTATTAAAGGAATCAAGCTATGAGTTATTTGACCTTTGACAACCTCACAGCTTCCTATCAAAATAATCTCAGCTTATCTGCATTTGTGTTCTCCTTTGCAGCGCAATTACAGCTACTTCTTCTGGTTTGTTGCTTCAGCAGCAGTCCTGTGTTTCTATGTATTTTCAATGTGTGCATTGTACATCAGTCTTCTCATGAATAAGGGCCAACATTCAGTGGTGGAGGCAATTAAAATATCTCCAGCATCAGTGGCAGTCATGGCGTATTGTTTCATTTGTTTCTGGTTCGTTGGTGGTCTCACCGGATTTCACTCATACCTCATTGCAAATAATAAGGTTAGTCCCCCATAACTATGAAGAAGGCACAACACCTAAACTAACAGCCCACATAAACCATAGGTAGGTACCTTCAGATACATTGTAGAAGGTTTCTATTTTCACCAGTCAGTAATCCATTCTCACATAAAGATTAAGATATGATGCTTGTATTGGCTAATTTGAAATGTTTGTGGTCGTAGCAAATCTCATTGGATGTGTTTTCTATAGCAGGCCTTTTTTATGCAATGCTTGTACAACTTTATTTATCCTGATTAAATCTCCACTTCTTTTTTCCCAAGACAACATATGAGAATCTCAAGTACAAATACAGCAACCAACCCAACGCGTTCAACCTTGGCTGCATGCACAATTGTTTTGAGGTTCTCTGCACGAAAAGGAAGCCTTCTAGGATCAACCTGAGAGCCATTGTTCAAGAGGAACACGTGGCATCCCAGCCACGGTTCAGCCGCTCTAGTGCACTGGAAGATGAGACGCCCCATCGTCCACGAGCCAAAGTGGAGGATGATCTTGAGATGGGACTTGACATCCTGAAGACCACACGGCGCCGGTCAGATGAATTGAGTGATGAAGAGTTCGGAACTGGAAGCAATGGTGCGACATACCACACAACTGGCTGCACGCCTGATTCAGATAATGAGATTCCTGTTATCCGAACTATGGCTGAGAGCTCAAGTGAAGCTAGGGTCCTGGACATTTCAGTTGGCAATGCTGCATGCCCCTCATCTCCTGTGCAGAAATAGCGCTGCGATGGACTTTGTTGATTGTCTATGAGTCTGTCGTTGCAATGAGAAATTGTCTCCAGCGATGCCCGTATGTGTACATCACCAAGTTGTTCATCGGGTGAGGGTCAGGATGCTgaaatttggatgaatttggggAGTGCTGATTGATCACAGGGTTGTTTCTCTAAACATTAGTTATGCATTTTATGTTGCAAGATTCCAGGAAGAGTGTCTGAAGATTGTAGATTGCTAACTGTATATAATTTGCAGAGCTGTAGACCATTGAACTGTAAATTTTCTCCTTTTTAAATGCTTCCTCAGGAACATATAATCAGTAGCTGGTTTCGTAAATCCAAATTGCACCCAGGTGTTCCATAACACAGCACCATTTTCTGCCATCAACCCTCTGATGACCACACCTCAGAAAGAGCATTTGTCCCAGCACAGTTTAAGAGGAGTTCACGTGCATCAGTAATTAGTCATGTACACGTCATTGGCCAGGAAATAAAATGCATATCATTCAAAGATGTCTATTTTTTTCTGTTACAATGTACAAACAATTTCACAGGCTTTGAAATAAATGCAGCAAATAAGAGACCTTCAGATTTCTTGCCATTCTTGACAGTAGAGGAACAAATAAGTAAATCAACAACagaaataaaaaagacaaataaggaTGCACTTatcacgcacacacacacacatacactagTGATACCGATCTATTCACAAGCCAGCTTGGTGTCGAAACTGGTCAAGCAGATGGCGAATGCCTGGAACGCCGAGAGTGGGTATCGGTAGTCCATGGTGAACATGTCCTTCGTAACCTTACCAAACTGCAGAATCACCTTCTCGTGATCGGATGACGAGGACGAGGAACTCGAAGGCTGGGCTTGCTGCTGGTGGGGCGGCTGTGAAGATTCAGACGGCACGGCAGCTGGTTGTGGTGCGGCTGTCAACTGGAAGTTCTTCACTGAGGCCACGGTCACCCGACCTCGGAAGTTGAGGCACCAACACTGCAGCTGCTCATGCCATCTTGGCACTTTGTTGCAGAGAACTAAAGGCCTCTCCTTAGCCTCCCCACCCTCCTCGTCTGGCTGCACCACTCCACTTACTTCTGAGAAGCGAGAGCTGCTGAAGTCTGTAATTGAGAACCTGGAGGAGGGGTATGTGCTGCGAAAAGACTCGTCAAATGGACCAGGAAGGAGTTGCTTGGGTTGGCCAGGTACCACACCTTCCGGCTCTAGTGCAGATGCTGGGATGGAATGCATCGTGCACTGCATACGCCTCGGCCCCCTTGTGCCGAGCACATTTAGCTCATAGTTCACCTGGGCAACTGGGTAGCTACCAGTGGGTACCTTTGGTGAAACCCTTCTAGAAGAGATTCGACGGCTTGCACGTTGGCATGAGGCAAGGCTCCCAGCATTGTATGGCGGCTGAGTGTCGTAAACGATGAATTTTGTGCCAAGAAAATTTGACCTGTTGGTACACAATGTCAGATCTAAATGCACCTATAGTAAAATACTAAGAATGTTGAGAAAGAATGTACTTCACCTCATTTTTCCAACATAGCCGTTACTTGATCGCGAGATATTTTTAGAATccacagaaattatatattcggtataTGTTGTCCGTCGATTCCTCTTAGCTGCTAGCAGGAACTTCCCATTCTCACTAAGCACGGCTACATGATACAGAACATATAATTAGCACATCACTTAGCAATGCTTACTAGGAAGATACTAAACAAATTCTGCAGGTATCCAAATTATACGCAGGAATTTTTCAGTATGAGATTAATGAGGGAAGCAGAAGATATGCTTACCAGGGCTAAGACACAAGTAGAGATAATAGGTTAATGTTGATTTGTCCCTTTTTATAAAGCACTGGATTAATCCATCTCGAGGTCCTGGCTGTAGATTAAAAAAAGTCAATGTCAAAAAATGCAAACTTTTGTAAGTAAGCACAGGCTTGCAAAAAttttatgggggggggggggggcaaaatgctttatttttttccttctaaaccttgtactccctccgttcctaaaaaagcttctcaactttgtctagaaaaAGCTAAGAAGTTTTTtggggaacggagggagtaataaaaatCGTTCAGTAAATCTTTCAAAGTTGGGAGAGCGGTGGCTTGTCCTGACTTGTAGCTTGTGCAAAGCTACGCCACTGAGTAAGCATATCTTACCGGAGAAGCCATTTTTGAATTGCCACAAGTTACTTGCAATTGCTAAGCATACGAATTACTGCTATGTCGATTTCTTAAGATTTGGGCGAGAATCATTTCTCAAGTTCATATTATGTTAGGATGTAAGATGAGAATAAAATATACATCAGGAAATTAAACTCAGTTGAATCCTTACCTGTTTAAGAGACAATGGAAAAGTGAGTTTCCCACAGAACTCTGGGCTCTGCACTATATCTTTACAGATCTCTCTCCATGCCTTGCAGGCAGCTGCACAAGCAACAACATCTTTGCGGGACGGCCAAGTGCTCTCGCCTTCCTCCAGTCTTTTCATTACATCGCGGAGTAGTTCAGGAGGTAGACCAGCCCAGCCATTTTGATCAACTATTGCAGCTCGGTCGTGCAGTGCACTCAGAGATCCAACAGACTTCCCTCTGTGATGGCCGGAAAGACCAGGGAGACCCGAAATCCTCACCTCAAAACCCCGCCTTGATAAGCTTCCAAAGCTCTCTCTAACATCACGGACTATGCTGCGGAAAGACATCTCTTCCGGAACTGCGCGACAACCAGAACTTCACCAATTTCCTAGCTATCAGGATCTTCCAAACGAGCTTGCCACCACTGCATATACACAAGATAAAAACATCAGTAACTGCTGATCTCCTGCAAACAGAAAGAAAACTCCGATCTCTAAATATTTTTCTTTGATTTAAAAATCCAAAGATCATCACACAAGCACCATGAGAAGGGAAGAAAACAATTACTTGCTGACGTATGCACGCAATGGAGACAACGAAACGGTCAATAGCACAGCCAAGAGAAAACTATGTAGCCACCAAATAGGAAGATTAGCGTGTACTGTAAACTAAGCAGCATCCACTAAGGAAAGCAACTAGCCCGTATAGGCGAATCCCAGACGAACCAAACCATGTGAGATTGAGTCAATACCGCTCTAGAGAATACCATTCCCATTTGAATAGTCTCTAGTCAGTGGGCTAAAGGTTCTAGTCGCGCACTCAATACACGATAGATGATGGCAAATTGGCAACACAGACAGCCAACTCTCTGATGGTGATTGGTGAagtttcaggaaggaaaaaagaAGCTCTCTGATTGCGAAAGGCTAACAGAAGacgatattttatttttattcaaaaAATCTATTCATATCATGCGCCTGTGTACCACAATTTTGACCCGCTGTTTCCAGAGAAACAAGGGGAAGTTTGACCCTCTCTATCCCTCCTTTATGACCTGCAGTGCACTGCAAATCTCTTAGCTACTGTGGGCGGGCATAATATCTACAGGAACTTGCAGAGAAATTCTACTTCCATGTTGTGAAATGGAAGGGCAGAAGGAGGTTTACTGTCCATCTCATCTATGAGAAAACAAACGAAAAAAGGTAAACATCTAACCGAGCAATCGGAGCACGGGAAATATGGCAGATATATCATTATAAAGTTTAGAGCTGCCGAAAGTGGAGCAACCGGATGCAAAATGGAAGCGGTGCTAGAGAGGAAGGCATCGTTTCTTACCAGCCCCAAATCGAGCTCCTCGACTTGACCCAAACTTGGAAATAGACTCCTGCACAGAGATCCAATCTGTTTTGCCCAAGGCCAAAAGAGGCGAGCAAAAGCGCTCAGCTTTCCGCAGATGCAGCTCTGAATCTGAACCTGCGACCTTTTGCTCCTTCAGGAAAAAAAGAAGCTTTCCGCTCCGAATCTTGTTTCAAAAGGCGCGCGACCTCTGATGCAGAAGATGCAGAGGAAACGCACAAGAGACACCTGCGGGAGGCCGGAGGCCGTGCAGGACGGCGAAGGTGATTTGTGAGGCGCGGGGAGGAATTTATGGGATCGATTGAGATCGAGAAACGGGAGTTGGTtttggaggaggagggggaagaccAAAGACGAAGTGGACGGGAGGAGGAGCAAATCGTGAGTATTTTTATGGAAGGTGCTTTGTTTCACATGACACTCACCAACCAGCACCACATCGTCGTGTCCTGTTGTTGTGTACGATAATAGTACGAAAAATAATACTACTAGGATAGTATATTGTATATAAATGTTCACATTTGCTGACCGCCGATTTACTCAAGATGGAACTTATTACAGCAGGAATTCACTGGATTTGCTGGAAAAATCCTCCAGATCATATCAGTTTACTGGGTTTGCTGTAGTATTGATTTTGTAGTTTTGTGGCCATCTGCATCGGTGGATACTAGTATACTACGTACTAGACGAGCCACGTCTGAGTCTCTGGATCGCCATCTGGCAACAGTATCCTTCTTCGTTAGCGACTTCATTTGAAGAATCAATTTTTATTCTGGGCGTCGGTTTCCTCCACTTCAATTTGACTTTGGGGCGGCCGTAACATGTATGGTCCATATGATGTTTGCTGAGTACATGGCATTTTGTCAATGATATGTTTATATAATGAAGAGCATTCGTAATACAGACGCATATGGACCATCAGAAGCATCTCGAGCTGGTAGATCTTGTGGTAGATTGCTGCTTGTCTTCtgcatttgttttctttttaagggAGCTGCTTGTTTATGTCCGAAGTTATAATCATTCGATTTGGTTTACACTTTTGTGGTTAGATCTTGCTACTGACATCTCAAGTTTGTTCATAAAACTAAGCTGGTACGAGGGCTGCATATATAAAACAGTTTCTCAACATAACTGAAACATAATACCTACTCTGAAACAACAAACAACATCGTTCCGGAACATGACTAGTACACCTAAATTACACATACCAATCTAGAGAAATTACCAAGAGGCGATTACTTAAtataatttaaaatatttttttaatatgCCCGTACAAAAGCAGCACCACCAGAATATCATCATTGTTTTTCATTTTGCGAGAAGGATCCAGATGTATCACAATCCACAAAGAGTGAAATACACCCtataaggccttgtttggtactagagtgttTATGTGAATTAGCGGGGATAATACTTTAGAGTATTGGATGAACCTCTAGTGTCACCCAATTCCCAgaaaaccccatccccaatccactaggtaggggtagagtactGAGTATTGAAAAAATACATTAAGATTTAGAAAAatgtggggataagtggggattaaactcgcaaatactctagcaccaaacatgtatttAGAATAAATGGGGATTTCAAATTTGGTGgggattatccccgctaatccccactaaaactctagaaCCAAACGAACCGAGTCCGAATCTTATTTTATGTGTGTCCTGAACTCGTCGGAGTAGCTTTGATGGTTGCTAATTATGCTAATTCCCCCGTGGGAATTTTTATCTTTTAACTGACTCACCTTCGTGGCCACCAGTGAGCGCGCTGACGAGAGGGGCGCAAAGTGGGAGTAGCTCCGTCTTTTGCACATGTCCAACGTTTTACTCCTCTATTTTCTGGACATGTTCGGGCTGAAGATCAAACCTCCACAAGAGTGAAGTAATTGGTATGGGTCAACCCATGGAGGTCCATCATCGGGTCGCTAACAAGTTGAGTTGTCGTTTGGATATATTTTTGTATATGTATCTAGGCTTATCGGTGTGAGATAGGAACATGACGATGGAACAATCGGTTTTTTTGGTTGGCGAAAAGTTTCCACTCGAGTGGATTTATGGCAGGGTAGATTCCTCGCTCCAGGGGAGATTGGTCATGTCCAAATCCTTCCTAGCATGCAATGGGTTTTCTCCTCGATGAAGGGGTCCATGGAAAGTACGATACCCACCGCTCACAATTTTATTGGATATGATCTGACCCTAAACACATATACCACTTGGTGAATCTGTCAATGGTTTGTCGACGAAAGGAGTCTGGTAGGTTAGGGCATATCAACACAAAGAGGATGAACATCACACTCATGTTGAAGTGGGTTTGGAAATTTTACTAGGGTGGTGATTCGATCCGGCAGACTAGCCACCAAATAACCAAGATGTCAGCTAGTCTAAATATAACAACACAAACAATATATTCCCTGCCTTGGGCCAACGGGTACATGGTTTGGAGAAGTATTGCTACTTTAAACTAGCCTCTAAACATGAGATTAGAGATGGGCAGCACACCCTCTTTTGAATGGACAAGTTGTTGTGGATATGCTTCATGATTATACTAACGACATAGTCCAATACCAGCAAGTCCGGGTGGTCCACAGATGGTGGTTAGACCTATCGCAAGCAAGACGGTTGATAGCCAATGGCACACTCTCTCCACATCTATCATTTGGATTAGTTATATGGACTTGAATAAATATTTGTAACCGTTATGAATGTGAGCCTTATTAGCATGCCTCGCATTTCGCAAGATAATTATTCATACGAGTAGGAGACAAGTTAGTTGTCCTTCTTATGAATAAAGTCTTTTTATGTTCATGTTTGGTTATGAATGAGTTGTTTATTTTATAATCCCGCTAATTATAGATTGAACGTTTATAAAAATGCTAAAATCCCGGAAAATATCCAAACTTGATAATCACATCATTTTTGAATGACACTACCATTTAATTCATGTTGGTATAATGTGCTCCATTCCGATGAATCACGAGGTCTTTAGATATTTGATATTTTGGCAATTGTAAATTATGCCTTATGAATAAAATTCCGTGTTCTGGTAAAACGGAATGTGAGCTAAATTGTTGAGTATCATAAATAATGATGTACTAGATTTCAGCAAGTAGTGGATATCATTATTTCATAAACTTCATTGTTGATTTAAGTAAATATGTGTATTTTCTAAATGAAACATAAGCCTGAAACTATTTGATGTGTTCAAAGAATTTCAGAATGAAGAAAGGATATTAAAttgacaagaaaaacaagtatatgCGATTTGATCAAAGTGGCAAAGTTTTGAGTTATGATTTTCTCCTGCATACAGACTTGTAAAATATGTTCCACAAATTACAATGTTTGAAATATATCAATATGATGATATGACTAAAGCATTGTAAATATCCAAACTTGATAATCACATCATTTTTGAATGAcactactgatgtctacgggtgcttctattcttgtagacagtgttgggcctccaagagcagaggtttgtagaacagcagcaagtttcccttaagtggatcacccaagatttatcgaactcaaggaggaagaggtcaaagatatccctctcatgcaaccctgcaaccacaaagcaagaagtctcttgtgtccccaacacacctaataggtgcaccagttcggcgaagagatagtgaaatacaggtggtatgaatatatatgagcagtagtaacggcaccgagaaaagtgcttgtcggcgtgtggttgatggtggtaatattgcaggaagtacagatgcgatagaaacgagtaaacaagcagcggtagcagtatttaggaacaaggcctagggatca contains the following coding sequences:
- the LOC124692017 gene encoding protein S-acyltransferase 8-like, which produces MAKPLKVYQVWKGNNIIWCGGRLIFGPDAKATLLSFALIATPVVVFCVFVAKHLIHIFPAYNAGYAILVVTVALTVHVLLLLFLTSSQDPGIVPRNSHPPVEEFSHDASAPHTLQFPRIKEIMVNGVPVRVKYCETCMLYRPPRCSHCSKCDNCVERFDHHCPWVGQCIGQRNYSYFFWFVASAAVLCFYVFSMCALYISLLMNKGQHSVVEAIKISPASVAVMAYCFICFWFVGGLTGFHSYLIANNKTTYENLKYKYSNQPNAFNLGCMHNCFEVLCTKRKPSRINLRAIVQEEHVASQPRFSRSSALEDETPHRPRAKVEDDLEMGLDILKTTRRRSDELSDEEFGTGSNGATYHTTGCTPDSDNEIPVIRTMAESSSEARVLDISVGNAACPSSPVQK
- the LOC124691999 gene encoding tubby-like F-box protein 12; the protein is MSFRSIVRDVRESFGSLSRRGFEVRISGLPGLSGHHRGKSVGSLSALHDRAAIVDQNGWAGLPPELLRDVMKRLEEGESTWPSRKDVVACAAACKAWREICKDIVQSPEFCGKLTFPLSLKQPGPRDGLIQCFIKRDKSTLTYYLYLCLSPAVLSENGKFLLAAKRNRRTTYTEYIISVDSKNISRSSNGYVGKMRSNFLGTKFIVYDTQPPYNAGSLASCQRASRRISSRRVSPKVPTGSYPVAQVNYELNVLGTRGPRRMQCTMHSIPASALEPEGVVPGQPKQLLPGPFDESFRSTYPSSRFSITDFSSSRFSEVSGVVQPDEEGGEAKERPLVLCNKVPRWHEQLQCWCLNFRGRVTVASVKNFQLTAAPQPAAVPSESSQPPHQQQAQPSSSSSSSSDHEKVILQFGKVTKDMFTMDYRYPLSAFQAFAICLTSFDTKLACE